From Thermus neutrinimicus, the proteins below share one genomic window:
- a CDS encoding 3-hydroxyacyl-CoA dehydrogenase: MERSALVTGGASGLGRAAALALRDRGYKVVVLDLTRGEDPGLVYLKGDVTREEDAGRAVELAASQAPLFAVVNVAGIGLVRKVLGREGPHDLEGFRKVVEVNLIGTFNVLRLAAWAMRENPPDAEGQRGVVVNTASVAAFEGQVGQVAYAASKGGVVGLTLPAARELADWGIRVVTVAPGLFDTPLLQGLPEKAKASLAEQVPFPKRLGRPEEYALLVLHILENPMLNGEVIRLDGALRMAPR, translated from the coding sequence ATGGAACGAAGCGCCTTGGTGACAGGGGGAGCCTCGGGGCTTGGGAGGGCTGCGGCCCTGGCCCTAAGGGATAGGGGCTACAAGGTGGTGGTCTTGGACCTCACGCGGGGGGAGGATCCGGGCCTTGTTTACCTGAAGGGGGATGTGACCCGGGAGGAGGATGCCGGGCGGGCGGTGGAGCTCGCGGCCTCCCAGGCTCCCCTTTTCGCGGTGGTGAATGTGGCGGGAATCGGTTTGGTCCGCAAGGTTTTGGGTCGGGAAGGCCCCCATGACCTGGAAGGCTTCCGCAAGGTGGTGGAGGTGAACCTCATCGGCACCTTTAACGTCTTGCGCCTGGCGGCTTGGGCCATGCGGGAGAACCCTCCCGACGCCGAGGGGCAACGGGGGGTGGTGGTGAACACCGCCAGCGTGGCCGCCTTTGAAGGCCAGGTGGGCCAGGTGGCCTACGCGGCCAGCAAGGGGGGTGTGGTGGGCCTCACCCTTCCCGCGGCCCGGGAGCTTGCGGACTGGGGAATCCGGGTGGTGACGGTGGCCCCTGGCCTCTTCGATACCCCCCTCCTCCAGGGTCTTCCGGAAAAGGCCAAGGCTTCCTTGGCGGAACAGGTGCCTTTTCCTAAGCGGCTGGGCAGGCCGGAGGAGTACGCTCTACTGGTCCTCCACATTTTGGAAAACCCCATGCTGAACGGGGAGGTGATCCGCCTGGATGGCGCCTTGCGCATGGCCCCCAGGTAG
- a CDS encoding thiolase family protein, producing the protein MGEPVILEAVRTPIGKRNGALREWRPDALYAQVLDALLERTGIDPGLIGDVVTGCVTQAGEQGANIGRLAVLLSRLPKEVPAVSLNRMCGSGQQAVHFAAQAIAAGDLDFAIAGGVESMTRAPMFSDIGGGFHTLNPALFQRYELVHQGESAERIARKYGLCREELDEWGYLSHKRAARAIHEGRFRTQILPLEGVDGEGRPFLLDRDEGVRFDVDYERMLALKPVFREDGVVTAGNSSQISDGAAALLLGDREKALALGLRPRARFLARVVVAGDPTLQLLEVIPATKRALEKAGLSLRDLDVIEINEAFASVVLAFLREFHPDPEKVNPNGGAIAHGHPLGATGAILMTKLLYELERTGGEFGLQVMCIGHGQATATIIQRI; encoded by the coding sequence ATGGGAGAGCCGGTGATCCTCGAGGCGGTACGTACCCCCATCGGCAAGAGGAATGGCGCCTTGCGGGAGTGGCGGCCCGATGCCCTTTACGCCCAGGTCTTGGACGCCCTTCTGGAGCGCACTGGGATTGACCCCGGCCTCATCGGGGATGTGGTCACGGGCTGCGTGACCCAAGCTGGGGAGCAGGGAGCCAATATCGGGCGGCTTGCCGTTCTCCTTTCCCGCCTCCCCAAAGAGGTTCCGGCGGTCTCCTTAAACCGCATGTGCGGCTCGGGCCAACAGGCAGTGCATTTTGCTGCCCAAGCCATCGCCGCTGGCGACCTGGACTTCGCCATCGCTGGCGGGGTAGAGAGCATGACCCGGGCCCCCATGTTCTCCGACATCGGGGGAGGCTTCCACACCTTAAACCCGGCCCTTTTCCAGCGTTACGAGCTCGTCCACCAGGGGGAGAGCGCCGAACGCATCGCCAGGAAGTACGGCCTTTGCCGAGAGGAGCTGGACGAGTGGGGCTATCTCTCCCACAAACGGGCAGCCCGGGCCATTCATGAAGGCCGCTTCCGGACCCAGATCCTCCCCCTGGAGGGGGTGGATGGGGAGGGCAGGCCCTTCCTGTTGGACCGCGATGAAGGGGTGCGCTTTGACGTGGACTACGAGAGGATGCTGGCCTTGAAACCCGTCTTCCGGGAGGACGGGGTGGTGACCGCCGGCAACTCCAGTCAGATCTCCGACGGGGCGGCGGCCCTCCTCCTGGGGGACCGGGAAAAGGCCTTGGCCTTGGGCCTTCGTCCCCGGGCCCGTTTCCTGGCCCGGGTGGTGGTGGCTGGGGATCCCACCCTGCAGCTTTTGGAGGTGATCCCCGCCACAAAAAGGGCCTTGGAGAAAGCGGGGCTTTCCCTTAGGGACCTGGACGTCATCGAGATCAACGAGGCCTTTGCCAGCGTGGTCCTGGCCTTCCTGCGGGAGTTCCACCCTGACCCCGAGAAGGTGAACCCCAACGGCGGGGCCATCGCCCATGGCCATCCCTTAGGGGCCACAGGGGCCATCCTTATGACCAAGCTCCTTTACGAGCTGGAGCGCACCGGGGGGGAGTTTGGCCTGCAGGTGATGTGCATCGGCCATGGGCAGGCCACGGCCACCATCATCCAAAGGATTTAG
- a CDS encoding acyl-CoA dehydrogenase family protein produces MELEKSIQDLARCFARERILPQAKHLDQEARFPWPLFREAAGLGFPVLVVPEELGGAGLGPRSLVLVAEELAYACTGVAAALLLNNLVADALLLSGSPHARGFLPRLREEVASYALTEPHAGSDVAAIRTWAERVAGGYRLYGRKTWISHAPEASFFVVFAKVAEGREGIAAFLVERGKGVEVGPPLPKLGQKASPAAEVYLDGVFVPEKGLIAREGFALAMRVFNRSRPMVAALAVGLLRRALEEALAYAALREAFGKPLLQHEGVGFKLAEIHMDLEAARLLTLKAADLAERGEENALEAATAKAFAADAAVRGVSEALQVFGGNGYSEEYPLAKLYRDAKVLQIYEGTSEIQRLIVLRELARRRIWESR; encoded by the coding sequence TTGGAACTGGAGAAATCCATCCAGGATCTGGCCCGGTGCTTTGCCCGGGAGCGCATCCTGCCCCAGGCCAAGCACCTGGACCAGGAGGCCCGGTTTCCCTGGCCCCTGTTTCGGGAGGCGGCAGGGCTTGGTTTTCCTGTTCTGGTGGTCCCGGAGGAGCTGGGCGGAGCCGGCCTTGGGCCCAGGAGCCTGGTCCTGGTGGCGGAGGAGCTGGCCTACGCCTGCACCGGGGTAGCGGCGGCCTTGCTTCTCAACAACCTGGTGGCGGATGCCCTTCTCCTCTCGGGAAGCCCCCATGCCCGAGGCTTTCTGCCCCGGCTTAGGGAGGAGGTGGCCTCCTATGCCCTCACCGAGCCCCACGCGGGGTCGGATGTGGCCGCCATCCGTACCTGGGCAGAAAGGGTGGCGGGAGGGTACCGCCTTTACGGGCGGAAAACCTGGATCAGCCACGCCCCAGAAGCTTCCTTTTTCGTGGTCTTCGCCAAGGTAGCGGAGGGCCGGGAGGGGATCGCCGCCTTCCTGGTGGAGCGGGGGAAGGGGGTGGAGGTGGGGCCTCCTTTGCCTAAGCTGGGACAGAAGGCTTCCCCGGCGGCGGAGGTGTATCTGGATGGGGTTTTTGTACCGGAGAAGGGCCTGATCGCCCGGGAGGGGTTTGCCCTGGCCATGCGGGTGTTCAACCGCTCCCGCCCCATGGTGGCGGCTTTGGCGGTGGGGCTTTTGCGGAGGGCGCTGGAGGAGGCCCTGGCCTACGCCGCCCTGCGGGAGGCTTTCGGCAAGCCCCTTTTGCAGCATGAGGGGGTGGGGTTTAAACTGGCGGAGATCCACATGGACCTGGAGGCCGCCCGCCTCCTTACCTTGAAGGCCGCCGATCTGGCGGAGCGAGGCGAGGAGAACGCCTTGGAGGCGGCCACGGCCAAGGCCTTTGCTGCCGACGCTGCCGTGCGGGGGGTGTCGGAGGCCCTCCAGGTATTTGGCGGAAACGGTTACAGCGAGGAGTATCCCTTAGCCAAGCTGTACCGCGACGCCAAGGTGCTCCAGATCTACGAGGGAACCTCCGAAATCCAAAGGCTCATTGTCCTGCGGGAGCTGGCAAGGAGGCGGATATGGGAGAGCCGGTGA
- a CDS encoding GGDEF domain-containing protein encodes MSPEIWPGLVRLYWRLALIPVVWIPVVVLYGDRVMYGATLLYWLSLPAAYILGRVTGLGRLAVALHLGVALFTALMSLVAPPEAVVTGLSGEDWRLGVMAFFTVGAYAFAAFAGWPGLWLVLAYVVLAPWPMAETRFLVAAGGLLASIAGLSVAAMIRRLQALQSLIQSEALTDPLTGLGNRRSLERDFPRLQALAAREGLSLVLSLWDLDDLKAVNDREGHRAGDAQLVRFATLLREEAREGDALYRVGGDEFVGLHLGLGDGASLEARIHARFPSVSVGFSPAEGRELLRALEEADGLMYRKKGR; translated from the coding sequence ATGTCCCCTGAGATCTGGCCGGGGCTGGTCCGCCTCTACTGGCGACTGGCCCTGATCCCTGTGGTGTGGATCCCGGTGGTGGTGCTGTATGGGGACCGGGTGATGTACGGGGCCACGCTCCTTTACTGGTTAAGCCTTCCGGCGGCCTACATCCTGGGCAGGGTGACGGGCTTGGGGCGCCTGGCCGTGGCCCTGCACCTGGGGGTGGCCCTTTTCACCGCCCTAATGAGCCTGGTGGCCCCGCCGGAGGCGGTGGTCACAGGTCTTTCCGGGGAGGATTGGCGGCTTGGGGTCATGGCCTTTTTCACCGTGGGCGCGTATGCCTTTGCCGCCTTTGCTGGCTGGCCTGGGCTTTGGCTGGTCTTGGCCTATGTGGTTCTTGCCCCTTGGCCCATGGCGGAGACTCGCTTTTTGGTGGCGGCGGGGGGACTTTTGGCCAGCATAGCCGGCCTCAGCGTGGCGGCCATGATCCGGCGCCTTCAAGCTTTGCAAAGCCTCATCCAGAGCGAGGCCCTCACCGACCCCCTCACGGGTCTGGGCAACCGCCGCTCCCTGGAGCGGGACTTTCCCCGGCTTCAGGCCCTAGCCGCCCGGGAGGGGCTTTCCCTGGTCCTTTCCCTCTGGGACCTGGACGACCTCAAGGCGGTGAATGACCGGGAGGGGCATAGGGCGGGGGATGCCCAGCTGGTCCGCTTCGCTACCCTCCTGCGGGAGGAGGCCCGGGAGGGGGACGCCCTTTACCGAGTGGGTGGGGACGAGTTTGTGGGCCTGCACCTGGGCTTAGGGGACGGAGCCTCCTTGGAGGCGCGGATCCATGCCCGCTTCCCCTCGGTTTCCGTGGGGTTCAGCCCGGCGGAGGGGAGGGAGCTCTTGCGGGCCCTCGAGGAGGCCGATGGGCTTATGTACCGTAAGAAGGGGAGATGA
- the lepA gene encoding translation elongation factor 4 has protein sequence MRRMDGRRIRNFSIIAHVDHGKSTLADRILQLTHAVSEREMREQFLDSLELERERGITIKASAVRVEYRAKDGETYIFNLIDTPGHVDFTYEVSRALAAVEGVLLVVDASQGVEAETLAKFYMALEHGHVMIPVINKIDLPNARPLEVAFEVEEVLGLAADEAIFASGKTGEGVEEILEAIVRRIPPPKGDPEAPLKALIFDSLYDAYQGVIPYLRLFEGRVRPGDRIRIYSTGKEFTVDKVGIFTPQGLIPVEELTAGEVGWLVAAIRDIHDVQVGDTITHAHRPTDTPYPGFRPAKPVVFAGLYPVDSGDYGRLRDALEKLKLNDAALSFEPETSTALGFGFRCGFLGLLHAEIVQERLEREFGLELIATAPSVVYKVRLKGGGEVEVLNPADLPDPTKIEEILEPYVKLTVFTPEEYVGAIMQLVQEKRGRLVNMTYLPGETKRVELVYEVPFAEILYDFHDRLKSLSRGYASMDYEQVGYQPGDLVKVNVLVHGEPVDALTFIAHRDKAYALARAMVDKLAEVIPRQLFEVPIQAAIGGKIIARATVKALRKDVLAKCYGGDVTRKKKLLEKQKEGKKRLKAIGKVEVPQEAFLAVLSAGRDEP, from the coding sequence ATGAGAAGGATGGATGGCAGGCGCATCCGCAACTTCTCCATCATCGCCCATGTGGACCACGGGAAGTCCACCCTGGCGGACCGCATCCTCCAGCTGACCCATGCGGTGAGCGAACGGGAGATGCGGGAACAGTTTCTGGACTCCCTGGAGCTAGAGCGCGAGCGGGGCATCACCATCAAGGCCAGCGCCGTGCGGGTGGAGTACCGGGCCAAGGACGGGGAAACCTACATCTTCAACCTGATCGATACCCCGGGCCACGTGGACTTCACCTACGAGGTCTCCCGGGCCCTGGCGGCGGTGGAAGGGGTCCTTCTGGTGGTGGATGCCAGCCAGGGGGTGGAGGCCGAGACCCTGGCCAAGTTCTACATGGCCCTGGAGCACGGCCATGTGATGATCCCCGTCATCAACAAGATCGACCTTCCCAACGCCAGGCCCCTGGAAGTGGCCTTTGAGGTGGAGGAGGTCCTGGGGCTTGCCGCCGACGAGGCCATCTTCGCCTCCGGGAAGACGGGGGAAGGCGTGGAGGAGATCCTCGAGGCCATCGTAAGGCGCATCCCACCCCCTAAGGGAGACCCAGAGGCCCCCCTTAAGGCCCTCATCTTCGACTCCCTTTACGACGCCTACCAGGGGGTCATCCCCTACCTCCGCCTCTTTGAGGGCCGGGTGCGCCCGGGGGACCGGATCCGCATCTACTCCACCGGCAAGGAGTTCACCGTGGACAAGGTGGGGATCTTTACCCCCCAGGGGCTCATCCCCGTGGAGGAGCTCACCGCCGGGGAGGTGGGCTGGCTGGTGGCCGCCATCCGGGACATCCACGACGTGCAGGTGGGGGATACCATCACCCACGCCCATAGGCCCACCGACACCCCCTACCCCGGCTTCCGCCCGGCCAAACCCGTGGTCTTCGCCGGCCTCTACCCCGTGGACTCCGGGGACTACGGAAGGCTTAGGGACGCCCTGGAAAAGCTCAAGCTCAACGACGCCGCCCTGTCCTTTGAGCCGGAAACCTCCACCGCCTTGGGCTTCGGTTTCCGCTGTGGCTTCCTGGGACTTCTCCACGCGGAAATCGTTCAGGAGCGCTTGGAGCGGGAGTTCGGCCTGGAGCTCATCGCCACCGCCCCCAGCGTGGTCTACAAGGTGCGCCTGAAGGGCGGAGGGGAGGTGGAGGTCTTAAACCCCGCCGACCTCCCTGATCCCACGAAGATCGAGGAGATCCTCGAGCCCTATGTGAAGCTCACCGTCTTCACCCCCGAGGAATACGTGGGGGCAATCATGCAACTTGTCCAAGAAAAACGGGGTCGCTTGGTGAACATGACCTATCTTCCCGGGGAAACCAAGAGGGTGGAGCTGGTCTATGAGGTACCCTTTGCCGAGATCCTCTACGACTTCCACGACCGCCTGAAAAGCCTCTCCCGGGGTTACGCCTCCATGGACTACGAGCAGGTGGGCTACCAGCCCGGGGACCTGGTCAAGGTGAACGTGCTGGTGCACGGGGAACCCGTGGACGCCCTCACCTTCATCGCCCACCGGGACAAGGCCTACGCCCTGGCCCGGGCCATGGTGGACAAGCTGGCGGAGGTCATCCCCCGGCAGCTCTTTGAGGTGCCCATCCAGGCCGCCATCGGGGGAAAGATCATCGCCCGGGCCACGGTGAAGGCCCTGCGCAAGGATGTGCTGGCCAAGTGCTACGGCGGGGACGTGACCCGGAAGAAGAAGCTTCTGGAGAAGCAAAAAGAGGGGAAGAAGCGGCTCAAGGCCATCGGCAAGGTGGAGGTGCCCCAGGAGGCCTTCCTGGCGGTGCTCTCGGCGGGGCGGGATGAGCCTTAG